From Candidatus Eremiobacteraceae bacterium, the proteins below share one genomic window:
- a CDS encoding ABC transporter ATP-binding protein, protein MIVVDQLRKSFPISYGLIPNIKYRGRIPRREILHGISFTVKRGELFGLLGPNGAGKTTLLKLLCTLTTPDAGTITVDGIDAVKHPIAVKRRIGLCSSEERSFYFRLTARENLEFFGSLAGLSGDILRKRIEHVAEVVDLTDAMGTKFSGFSSGMRQRLTMARAMLSDAPILYLDEPTRAVDPVHAEQIRTLIREELVNRRGKTVILATNLLDEAWALCDRLAIMRRGTIAALGPPKELDASYARLLKYQITVDKTDEALLQRVREVPGVTTVVTVDVPNGVTVEVEIEPTNERSVTELMRAVSDNGITVRSFTFDEPRPMEVFTDITQAGDGDE, encoded by the coding sequence TTGATCGTCGTCGACCAACTACGTAAATCGTTCCCGATCTCGTACGGCCTTATCCCCAACATCAAGTACCGGGGTAGGATCCCGCGCCGCGAGATCTTGCACGGCATTTCTTTCACCGTGAAGCGCGGAGAGCTCTTCGGGCTCCTCGGCCCGAACGGCGCCGGCAAAACAACGCTCCTCAAACTTCTCTGCACGCTGACGACGCCAGATGCGGGCACGATCACCGTCGACGGCATCGATGCGGTGAAGCACCCGATCGCCGTCAAACGCCGCATCGGATTGTGCAGCAGCGAAGAGCGCAGCTTCTACTTCCGTTTGACAGCGCGCGAAAATCTCGAGTTCTTCGGATCGCTCGCCGGGTTGAGCGGCGATATTCTCCGCAAACGCATCGAGCACGTCGCCGAGGTCGTCGATCTCACCGACGCGATGGGCACGAAGTTCTCCGGTTTTTCGTCGGGCATGCGGCAACGCCTCACGATGGCGCGCGCGATGCTCTCCGACGCACCCATCCTCTATCTCGACGAACCGACACGCGCGGTCGACCCCGTGCACGCGGAGCAGATCAGAACGCTCATCCGCGAAGAGCTCGTCAATCGTCGGGGCAAGACGGTCATCCTCGCGACGAATCTCCTCGACGAGGCGTGGGCGCTGTGCGACCGCCTCGCGATCATGCGGCGCGGCACGATCGCTGCGCTCGGGCCGCCGAAGGAACTCGACGCGAGCTACGCGCGCCTTCTCAAGTACCAGATCACGGTCGACAAGACGGACGAGGCGCTCCTTCAGCGTGTGCGCGAGGTCCCAGGCGTGACGACCGTCGTCACGGTCGACGTCCCCAACGGTGTCACCGTCGAGGTCGAGATCGAACCGACGAACGAAAGATCCGTCACCGAACTCATGCGCGCTGTGAGCGACAACGGCATCACCGTTCGGTCCTTCACCTTCGACGAGCCGAGGCCGATGGAAGTCTTCACCGACATAACCCAAGCGGGTGACGGCGATGAGTAG
- the pyrE gene encoding orotate phosphoribosyltransferase, with amino-acid sequence MTPAELRAMLERRGAMLAGHFVLSSGLHSDRFIQKFRIFEDPATAEAVGAALADLLRPAKPDVVVTAAVGGIIPGFVVAKALGVRNMFVEKVDGVPRLRRGFTVAPGERVAVVEDVMTTGKSVGEVIDVVREAGGEVVAIGAVVKRGIVDLPLPVSALLDLPLADYAPEDCPQCRAGVPLEDPGSRRSI; translated from the coding sequence ATGACACCGGCGGAGTTGCGCGCGATGCTCGAACGGCGCGGCGCCATGCTCGCTGGGCACTTCGTCTTGTCGTCCGGCCTCCACAGCGACCGCTTCATCCAGAAGTTCCGGATCTTCGAAGATCCGGCGACAGCCGAAGCGGTCGGCGCGGCGCTGGCCGATCTGCTGCGCCCGGCGAAACCGGACGTCGTCGTCACGGCAGCCGTCGGTGGGATCATTCCCGGCTTCGTCGTCGCGAAGGCGCTCGGAGTGCGGAACATGTTCGTCGAAAAGGTCGACGGCGTGCCGAGGCTGCGCCGCGGGTTCACCGTCGCTCCCGGCGAGCGTGTCGCAGTCGTCGAGGACGTCATGACGACCGGGAAATCCGTCGGCGAAGTCATCGACGTCGTTCGTGAAGCCGGTGGTGAAGTCGTCGCGATCGGGGCTGTGGTGAAACGCGGCATCGTCGATCTTCCGTTACCGGTGAGCGCATTGCTCGATCTGCCGCTCGCCGACTACGCGCCCGAGGACTGCCCGCAGTGCCGCGCCGGCGTGCCGCTCGAAGACCCGGGCAGCCGCCGCTCTATCTAG
- a CDS encoding DUF2905 domain-containing protein: MSQSDVLGRLLVGAGITLVVVGLLVMWGRTLRLGSLPGDFTWSGKGWQISIPIATCILISVILTIVLNLIARRR, from the coding sequence ATGTCGCAAAGTGACGTGTTGGGCAGGCTGCTAGTGGGCGCAGGCATCACGCTCGTCGTCGTCGGCTTACTCGTCATGTGGGGCCGCACTTTGCGGCTCGGCTCGCTGCCCGGCGACTTCACGTGGTCCGGCAAAGGTTGGCAGATCTCGATACCGATCGCCACGTGCATCCTCATTTCAGTGATCTTGACGATCGTCCTCAACCTGATCGCGCGCCGACGATAG
- the pth gene encoding aminoacyl-tRNA hydrolase: protein MHHLVVGLGNPGAQYVRTRHNVGFRVVEEFGRRHGVTSWRSKFHARVAHAQSFDALLVLPQTYMNDSGEAVGGAAGFYKVLPKNALIVCDDIALPFGVLRMRRDGSSGGHNGLRSIEHALSTPEYPRLRVGVGRSSPDAIGVVLGAFTTAEEKALVEVIDRAVAGVETFLHGGIEAAIALVNANGGAPPSQE, encoded by the coding sequence GTGCATCACCTCGTGGTGGGCCTCGGCAATCCCGGGGCCCAATACGTTCGTACTCGTCACAACGTCGGCTTCCGGGTCGTCGAGGAGTTCGGCCGCCGTCACGGTGTCACATCGTGGCGCTCGAAGTTCCATGCTCGCGTCGCGCACGCGCAGTCCTTCGACGCGCTGCTCGTGTTGCCGCAGACATACATGAACGACTCGGGCGAGGCGGTCGGCGGCGCCGCCGGGTTCTATAAGGTGTTGCCGAAGAACGCGCTCATCGTTTGCGACGACATCGCATTGCCGTTCGGCGTGCTGCGAATGCGACGCGACGGAAGTTCCGGCGGGCACAACGGTTTGCGGTCGATCGAGCACGCTCTCTCGACACCGGAATATCCGCGCCTGCGGGTCGGCGTCGGACGTTCGAGTCCGGACGCGATCGGCGTCGTGCTCGGCGCCTTCACGACCGCGGAAGAGAAGGCGCTGGTCGAAGTGATCGATCGCGCCGTCGCCGGCGTCGAGACGTTCTTGCACGGCGGAATCGAAGCGGCGATCGCGCTCGTCAACGCGAACGGCGGCGCCCCTCCGTCGCAAGAATAA
- a CDS encoding 50S ribosomal protein L25, translated as METVNLSAKPRTQSGTRAASRLRGEHKIPAVVYGREFGDALPITIDAREFRSAMSGKSVHSIINLTIEGRGTTPVLLHERQDDVISKRPIHLDLHAVNLNEEVDALVKVIAVGTAAGVKNGGILDLVAREVDVRALPANVPDHLEIDVRELEIGQALHVRDLVAPEGVTITADANDIVVSVLPPAKVEEPVVAEAVPGAAPAEPELIGAKKPDEEPAE; from the coding sequence ATGGAAACCGTCAACCTCAGCGCCAAACCGCGGACGCAAAGCGGCACCCGAGCCGCGAGTCGCCTTCGCGGCGAGCATAAGATCCCGGCCGTCGTCTACGGACGCGAGTTCGGCGATGCGCTCCCCATCACGATCGACGCCCGCGAGTTCCGCAGCGCGATGTCCGGCAAGAGCGTTCACTCGATCATCAACCTGACGATCGAGGGTCGCGGCACGACACCGGTGCTTCTCCACGAACGCCAGGACGACGTCATCTCGAAGCGTCCGATCCACCTCGACCTCCATGCGGTCAACTTGAACGAAGAAGTCGACGCGCTCGTCAAGGTCATCGCGGTCGGCACCGCCGCGGGTGTGAAGAACGGCGGCATCCTCGACCTCGTCGCTCGCGAAGTCGACGTCCGCGCACTGCCCGCGAACGTGCCGGATCACCTCGAGATCGACGTGCGCGAGCTCGAGATCGGTCAAGCGCTCCACGTCCGCGATCTCGTCGCGCCGGAAGGCGTCACGATCACCGCGGATGCCAACGACATCGTCGTGTCGGTGTTGCCGCCTGCGAAGGTCGAAGAGCCTGTGGTCGCCGAGGCGGTGCCTGGCGCCGCACCTGCGGAGCCCGAGCTCATCGGCGCGAAGAAACCCGACGAAGAACCGGCGGAATAG
- the pyrF gene encoding orotidine-5'-phosphate decarboxylase yields the protein MKPELVIALDEPDWERASTLVAKTRSRVQWYKVGYQAYYGYGERIIAQLRDEGKSLFLDLKLHDIPTTVAAGVRAAAKTGASLLTLHAAGGRAMLEAAAGARDEVSERSRLRLLAVTVLTSMRAADLREVGVDHDPETLVPMRARLAASCGVDGAVCAVAEARVVREATDKDFVVLCPGIRPAGASEGDQRRVATPSDAARAGADFIVVGRPIAQAADPGEAAYAITREIEGTLA from the coding sequence GTGAAGCCCGAGCTCGTCATCGCGCTCGACGAACCGGATTGGGAACGCGCGTCGACTCTCGTCGCCAAGACGCGCTCGCGCGTGCAATGGTACAAGGTCGGCTACCAGGCGTACTACGGCTACGGCGAGCGGATCATCGCGCAGCTGCGCGACGAAGGAAAGTCGCTGTTCCTCGATCTGAAGCTTCACGACATCCCGACGACGGTCGCAGCGGGCGTGCGCGCCGCGGCGAAGACCGGCGCATCGCTCTTGACGTTGCACGCCGCCGGAGGCCGCGCGATGCTCGAGGCCGCCGCCGGGGCACGAGATGAGGTCTCTGAGAGATCGCGACTGCGTCTGCTCGCCGTGACGGTGCTGACGAGCATGCGGGCGGCGGACTTGCGCGAGGTCGGTGTCGACCACGATCCCGAGACGCTCGTACCGATGCGCGCACGCCTCGCGGCGTCATGCGGGGTCGATGGGGCCGTCTGTGCGGTCGCCGAGGCGCGCGTCGTGCGCGAGGCGACGGACAAAGATTTCGTCGTGCTTTGCCCGGGTATCAGACCTGCCGGTGCGTCCGAAGGCGATCAGCGCCGCGTCGCGACGCCGAGCGACGCAGCGAGAGCGGGAGCCGACTTTATCGTCGTCGGCCGGCCGATCGCCCAAGCCGCTGATCCGGGCGAAGCAGCCTATGCGATCACGCGCGAGATCGAGGGAACGCTCGCATGA
- a CDS encoding ABC transporter permease: MSSIAPAIPAPGQNTLLATLAKAGAIYKRDRRIATSYDMAFIIQWLQIVVQVFVFYFIAKLIPPGKNSHFPGFSYWLISLGFSRFQLTALQAFQTAIRGDQMLGTLECVLVTPTSLATVVMSPGLWGFTLTALQVILYIVMGMFLGVDFSHVNFLTLIVFVLLTIACMSPLGVMAASTIMTFKQNAPTQFVAGSAAQLLGGMLIPVALLPKPLQLLSWCLPITHSLNGIRAAIGLLPGHQKMTAGAALTDPAVASDAIWLLVATAILLPLSLFIFRTAVNRARRDGTLGHY, from the coding sequence ATGAGTAGCATCGCACCTGCGATTCCCGCACCGGGTCAGAACACGTTGCTCGCGACGCTTGCGAAGGCGGGCGCGATCTACAAGCGCGATCGGCGGATCGCCACGTCGTACGACATGGCGTTCATCATCCAATGGCTGCAGATCGTCGTGCAGGTATTCGTATTCTATTTCATCGCGAAACTGATACCCCCCGGCAAGAACTCGCATTTCCCCGGTTTTTCGTACTGGCTCATCAGTCTCGGCTTCTCCCGGTTTCAGCTGACCGCGCTTCAGGCGTTCCAAACCGCCATCCGCGGCGATCAGATGCTCGGTACGCTCGAGTGCGTGCTCGTGACGCCGACGAGCCTCGCGACCGTCGTCATGTCGCCGGGTCTTTGGGGCTTCACGCTCACCGCGCTTCAGGTCATACTCTATATCGTCATGGGCATGTTCCTCGGCGTCGACTTCTCGCACGTGAACTTCCTGACGCTCATAGTATTCGTGCTGCTGACGATCGCATGCATGTCGCCGCTCGGTGTCATGGCCGCGTCGACGATCATGACATTCAAGCAGAACGCGCCGACGCAATTCGTGGCCGGCAGCGCCGCGCAGCTGCTCGGCGGAATGCTCATCCCGGTGGCGCTCCTGCCAAAGCCGCTGCAGCTGCTCTCGTGGTGCCTGCCGATCACCCACTCGCTCAATGGCATCAGAGCGGCGATCGGCTTACTGCCGGGTCACCAAAAAATGACTGCGGGCGCAGCGCTGACCGATCCCGCCGTCGCCTCGGATGCGATCTGGCTGCTCGTTGCGACGGCCATCCTCTTGCCGCTGTCGCTCTTCATCTTCCGAACAGCGGTCAACCGCGCACGCCGCGACGGCACGCTCGGACACTATTAG
- a CDS encoding dihydroorotate dehydrogenase, which translates to MEPMIGAALESDLDLSVELGALRLRNPIIAASGCYNRGAEFGRIMDVGAYGAVTLKSVTREPRLGNEMPRLLSTPGGLLNAIGLQGPGIAYFLEHEAPKLQSVPTAVIASVAGFSVGEFAEVASRMDGIPGIVAIELDVSCPNVDAEGACFAEDPSSTAAVVEAVKARVTKVPIIAKLTPNVSDIKPVARAAEAAGADALSLINSLRGMSVDVDRARPWLANSSGGLTGPAIRPIGVYHVWQAATAVKIPIIGMGGIENGRDALEYLMAGATAISIGTANFRDPLAPLHVGESIAAELRKRSFTRVRSLTGMANPDFAGVRA; encoded by the coding sequence TAGAAAGCGACCTCGACCTTTCGGTCGAGCTCGGCGCGCTGCGGCTTCGCAACCCGATCATCGCGGCGAGCGGGTGCTACAACCGTGGCGCCGAGTTCGGTCGGATCATGGACGTCGGCGCGTACGGCGCCGTGACGCTGAAAAGCGTGACTCGCGAGCCCCGGCTCGGCAACGAGATGCCGCGCCTGCTGTCGACGCCGGGCGGTTTGCTCAACGCGATCGGCTTGCAGGGGCCCGGCATCGCGTATTTCCTCGAACACGAAGCGCCGAAACTCCAGTCGGTGCCGACGGCGGTCATCGCGAGCGTCGCGGGTTTTTCCGTCGGTGAGTTCGCCGAAGTCGCTTCGCGGATGGACGGCATACCCGGCATCGTCGCGATCGAACTCGACGTCTCGTGCCCGAACGTCGATGCCGAGGGCGCTTGCTTCGCGGAGGATCCGTCATCGACCGCCGCGGTCGTCGAAGCGGTGAAAGCGCGTGTGACGAAGGTGCCGATCATCGCGAAGCTGACGCCGAACGTGTCGGACATCAAGCCGGTCGCGCGGGCCGCCGAGGCGGCAGGCGCGGATGCGCTCTCCCTCATCAACTCGCTGCGCGGCATGTCGGTCGACGTCGATCGGGCGCGCCCGTGGCTGGCGAACAGCTCTGGTGGCCTGACCGGCCCCGCGATACGACCCATCGGTGTCTACCACGTGTGGCAGGCGGCGACCGCGGTGAAGATCCCGATCATCGGCATGGGCGGCATCGAGAACGGGCGCGACGCGCTCGAGTATCTCATGGCCGGCGCGACCGCGATCTCGATCGGAACGGCGAACTTCCGCGATCCGCTCGCACCGCTGCATGTCGGTGAATCGATCGCTGCGGAACTTCGGAAGCGCTCGTTCACTCGCGTCCGCTCGCTCACCGGGATGGCGAACCCCGATTTCGCCGGAGTGCGTGCGTGA